From the Micromonospora echinospora genome, the window CAGCGGCGGGGGTGGGATCGGCACGCGTACCCCCGAGGGGAGCACGGCGACGTGCGCGACGGCTCCCTGCGGCACCGTGTCGGAGGTGAAGACCCCGTACGGCGTCGCATCGCCCGGCAGGGTGGTCAGCGTGCAGCCCGGGTAGGAGGCCAGAGCCAGCTCCACCGCGGCGCCCGAGAAGGCCCGTCCGGCCCGCGTCCGGTCACCGTCCTTCACGTGTACGTGCAGCAGTGCGCTCGCCGTCTCGGTGTCGTCCGCGTCGACCCGGTCGGTACGGGCGAGGCGGAACTCCAACCCCTCCGGGCCGATCGCCGCCTCGATCTGCTCCCGGACCAGCGCTGCCTTCGCCGGGACGTCCAGTCCGCAGAGGACGAAGGTCATCGAGTTGCGGAACCCGCCGAGGTTGTTGACGCCGACCTTCAGGGTGTCCGGTGGCGGGGTGCCCCGGGCGCCGCTGACCCGTACCCGGTCGGGGCCGTCCTGGCGCAGGGCCACCGTGTCGAGCCGGGTCACCACGTCCGGGCCGAGGTAGTCCGGCCCGCCGATCTCGTAGAGGAGCTGCGCGGTGACCGTCTCCACGGTGACCGCCCCGCCGGTGCCCGGATGCTTGGTGATCACCGACGAGCCGTCCGGATGCAGCTCGGCGACGGGGAACCCGGGACGGCGTCCGCCGTCGGGCAGTTCGGTGAAGAAGCTGAAGTTCCCGCCGGTCACCTGCGTCCCACACTCGATCAGGTGCCCGGCGACAGTGGCCCCGGCCAGCGCGTCGAGGTCGTCGTGCCGCCACCCGAACCGGGCGATGCCCGGACCGACCACCAGGGAGGCGTCGGTGACCCGGCCGGTCACCACCACGTCCGCGCCCGCCTCCAGGCAGGCCGCGATGCCGAACGCCCCCAGGTACGCGTTGGCGGTGAGCGCGTCCGGCCGGAGCAGGGCGTCGCCCTCGACGTACCCGATCCGGACGGTGAGGCCGAGCCGGTCGGCGAGCGCCCCGATCGCGGTGGCCAGCCCGGCGGGATTGACGCCACCGGCGTTGGTGACGATCCGTACGCCCCGCTCCAGGGCGGTGCCGAGGGTGCCCTCCAGCTGCCGGAGGAACGTCTTCGCGTAGCCGAGGGAGGGGTCGCGGAGCCGGTCCCGGCCGAGGATCAGCATGGTCAGCTCGGCGAGGTAGTCGCCGGTGAGAAAGTCCAGCTCACCGCCGTCGAGCATCTCCCGCCAGGCGGTGGACCGGTCGCCGTAGAAGCCCGAGGCGTTGCCGATCCGGATCACGCGGTCACCGTCGCGGCGCGAACGGGCAGGTCCGACAGGACGACCATGGGTGCCTCCGGTCACGGGGTGAGCAGGGTGGCGAGCTGACGTTTCCAGGTGTTCAGCAGGGCGGTGCGGCGGGTCGAGTCGTCGGTGAGCAGGTTGGCCACCCCGAGCCCACGGAGCAGGTCCAGGGTGGCCTGCACCGCCTCGCGGACCCCGGGACGTCGTTCGTCGGCGTCGAGCAGCGCGACGGTGAGCCGGTGCATCTCCCGGCCGACCCGGGCCTCCAGCGGCACCAGGGCCGCGCGTAGTTCCGGGTCGGTGCGGGCGGCCACCCAGAGTTCGAGGGCGGCGACGAAGAGCGGACCGGTGAAGGCGGCGGCGAGCATGTCGATCACCCGGTCGAGTCGCCGGGCGGCCGGCAGCGCCTCGGCCTCGGCCCGTAGCTCCGCCGCGCGACGCTCCGCCAGGTGCACCACGGCTGCGGTGACCAGGGCCGCCCGGGTGGGGTAGTGGTGCAGTTGCGCGCCCCGGGAGACCCCGGCGCGAGCGGCGACCACCGTGGTGGTGGTGCCGGACCAGCCGTGCTCGACCAGGCAGTCGACGGTCGCCTCCAGCAGCCGGGTACGGGTGGCGCGGCTGCGCTCCTGCTGCGGAACGCGGCTCGACTGCGCGGCGCCGTCCCGCTGCGGAACGCGGCTCGACTGTGGTTCGCGGTCCGGTCGTGGGGCGTGGCTCGGCGGGGCGGGCACCCCGCCAGCGTGCCGTCGGAGAAACAAACAGTCAAGACTGACTTTTTCTGGCGGTGGAGTCGTCGTCCCGCCGAAGCAGATCGGACTGTGGTGGCCGGCGGAAGGGCGATGCTGGCCGGACGCTTTGGAGCTGCCCGCACGAACGGGGCACGGTCACCCGCTTGCAGTCGGGTGCGCGCTTACGGCCCGCATGCAGCCGGGTGCGCGTACGACCCGCGAAACCGGCTGCGCCGTACGGCCCGCGTGTGACCGGGTGCGCCGCACGGCCCAGGTGCAGCCGGGTGCGCCGCACGGCTGCCGCCCGTCGAAGGTGCGTGGGGCGGGGTGGCGTAACCGCCCTGCCAGGTCGGAGGACCGGGCGATGCGGATCGCGTGGGCCGGGCGACCGCATGGGTATGACGGGCGACCGGGCGCATGGACGGGGCAGCTCCAAAGGACGCGACGGGCTATGGTCCGACCCTGCCGGGGCCGCCCCATGCCTCCTCGGACGGGTCGGACGGCGGTATGCGTCAACGGCCGTCGCGCGGGCCGAAGACGGTCAGCGCCTCGGCGTCGTCGTGCCGGGACCGCACGTACTCGTCGGCCCAGGCGGCTGCTTCCGGATACGCCGACTCAACGGCCACCCGGGCGCAGGCGGCGTCCAGGTCGAATGTGCTGCGGCGCAGTTGCACGCCGGGGCCGAGCAGGGCCCAGTGCGCCCCCGCTGCGCCGTACGGCATGCCGACGCTGCCCGGGTTGACCACCAGGCGGCGGTGGGCGAGCCGGACGAACGGCATGTGGGTGTGCCCGCAGACCACCGTGCCCACCTCCGCCGGCAGCGTGGCGAAGACCTCGCTCCACCGGTCGAGCCGGGAGTCGACCAGCACGACCTCCTCGTCGTCGCGCGGGGTGGCGTGGCAGAACAGCACCTGGCCCAGCCCGGCGACCGGCAGTGTCACGTGCAGCGGCAGCGCGGCCAGCCGGGCCACCTGGTCGTCGCGGAGCTGGCCGGCGGCCCAGGGCGTCACCGCGTCCGGGACCGGAATCGGGTGACCGGCGCGCAGCGAGACCAGTTCACGGTCGGCGTTGCCGCCCACCCAGACGGCCCGGTCGCCGAGGCTGACCAACAGGTCCAGCACCTCGACCGGCTGGGGCCCGGCGGCGATGTCCCCGGTGAGCACGACCAGGTCGGCCGCGACGACGTCCGGTTCGGCCAGGACGGCCTCCAGCGCGGGCAGGACACCGTGGATGTCGGAGAGGACGGCGACGCGTTCCAGCATCAGGTCAGCCTGGCAGCCGGCCACCGATCCGGTCGATGGATTCTGCGTCGGGCAGAACGACGGGAGGGCGCGCCCGAGGCGGCCCTCCCGTAAAGAGAAAGGGTCAGACCCGTGCCCGGCGGGCGAGCCGCTCCGGGTCGAGGATGATGATGCTCTTGCCGTCCAGGCGCAGCCAGCCCCGGGACGCGAAGTCGGCCAGGGCCTTGTTGACCGTCTCCCGGGACGCGCCGACGAGCTGGGCGATCTCCTCCTGGGTCAGGTCGTGCGTCACCCGCAGCACGCCGCCGTCGCGGGTGCCGAAGCGGCCCGCCATCTGGAGCAGGTTCTTGGCGACCCGACCGGGAACGTCGGTGAAGATCAGGTCGGCCAGCGAGTCGTTCGTCCGCCGGAGCCGGCGGGCCAGCACCCGGAGGAGCTGCTCGGCGATCTCGGGCCGGTTGTTCAGCCACGGCCGCAGCGCCTGCTTGCGCAGGCGGACCAGACGGGTGTCGGTGACCGCGGTGGCGGTCGCCGTACGCGGGCCGGGGTCGAAGAGCGACAACTCACCGACCATGTCCGACGGGCCCATCACCGCGATGAGGTTCTGCCGGCCGTCGGCGGCCCGCCGCCCCACCTTGATCTTGCCGGAAAGCAGGATGTAAAGGCTGTCGCCGGGCTCGCCCTCGTTGAAGACCACCTCGCCCTTGCGGACTTCGAGCGTCTCCATCTCCTTGGCGAGCGCCTCGGCCGCCTCCGGGTCGACGCCCTGGAAGATCCCACTACGGGCCAGTACCTCGTCCATCGCGCACCTCCGCCTGCGCGTGCCGTCCGTCGGCTGGGTCCGCCGTCCGCTGATCCCTCGCGCGACGCCAGTCTAGGCGCATGTGAGCAGTAATCAGAGGTGCACCCCTGGAACGTGATCGTTGGACGTAACGAAACGGACCTGATCAACCGCTATGATCCCCCGCCGCGAAGGCCGGGGGAGCGCTCCGCCGGGCGTCGGTCGTAGGGTCACCCGCGTGTTGAGCGAACCCTTCCTGACCACCCGGTCCGAGGACGGCCGGGACGTCCCGCTGCTGTACTGGCGCGCCGACCGGCCGCTGTACGGGGTCAGCTCCGCCCCGCTCGGCGGGGGAGTCGGGGTCCGGCACTGGGTGGTCAACGCGACCGTGCCGATGTCGTACCACCGGGACGACCCGGCGGAGCACCTCGCCGGCCTGGCCGACCGGCTCGGCCTCGACGGGCCCGGGGTCGGCCTGCTGACCGGCGTGGACGTCACCGAGGTGGTGGCCCGCGCCGACGACGGGGTACGGGTCTGGGCGACGGTCGGGCTGGGCACCCCGGTCCAGGCCGCCGCCCCGGCGACCCCGGCCGCCGTGGAGCCGGTCGGCACGGTCAACATCGTCGTCCTGCTGCCCGTCCGGCTCGGCGATGCCGCGCTGGTCAACGCCGTGGCCACCGCGACCGAGGCGAAGACCCAGGCGATCGTCGAACTGGGGCTGCCGGCCACCGGCACCCCGACCGACGCGGTGACCGTGCTCTGCCCGACGGACGGCCCGGTCGACCCGTACGGCGGGCCCCGCTCGCGGTGGGGTGCCCCGCTCGCCCGCGCGGTGCACGCGGCCGTCCTGGCCGGCGGCGCGCACGAGGTGGTGCCGTGGTCGGATCGGCTGCGCCTGGAGGAGGCCACCGGATCGGCGCCTTTCAACCGATCGGCCGTCCCCGGAAGCCCTGCCGACCGGTAGGGTCGCGGACGATGTACGCCGCCGCCTTCCGAGACGCCCGCCGCTCCCGCCGCCGCCCGGCGGCCGCGCTGGGCGTGCTCCTCGCCCTGCTGCTCGCCACCGGATGCGGTCCGGCCGCCGAGAGCCCCGCCTGGCAGCCCGCCGACGATCCGACCGCCGCCCCCGCCCCGGCGAGCCCGAGCGCTCCCCCGGCGGCGGAGGAGGAGAAGGTCGTCTCGCTCTCCGCCACCGGCGACATCATCATCGGCAACGCGCCGAACCGGCTGCCCCCCAACGGTGGCAAGGGCTTCTTCGACGGGGTCAAGACCGCGCTCGAGGCCGACCTGGTGATGGGCAACCTGGAGGAGCCGCTCACCGTCGACACCGGTGCCGGCAAGTGCGGGGCGAACTCCACCCGCTGCTTCCAGTTCCGGGCCCCGCCGGAGTACGCCGCCCACCTCTCCGACGCCGGGTTCCACCTGCTCAACCAGGCGAACAACCACGGGTACGACTACGGCCCGGCCGGCTACAAGAACACCCAGAAGGCGCTGGAGGAGCACGGCCTCAAGCACACCGGCGCACCTGACCAGATCACCGTGGTCGACGTCAAGGGTGTCAAGGTCGCCGTCGCCGGCTTCTCGTCCTACGTCTGGTCGAACAGCCTGGTCGACATCGACGCCGCCACGAAGGTGATCGAGAAGGCGGCGACCATGGCCGACCTGGTCGTCGTGCAGGTGCACATGGGCGCCGAGGGGTCGGAGAAGACCCGGGTCAAGCCCGGCACGGAGATGTTCCTCGGCGAGAACCGGGGCGACCCGGTCAAGTTCTCCCGGGCGATGATCGACGCCGGAGCGGACCTGATCGTCGGGCACGGCCCGCACGTGCTCCGGGCCATGGAGTTCTACCAGGGCCGGCTGATCGCCTACAGCCTCGGCAACTTCGCCGGCGGCGGCAACTCGCTGAGCAACAACGGCCGGCTCGGCTGGGGTGGGGTGCTCAAGGTGTCGCTGAAGGCGGACGGCACCTTCGTCGAGGGTTCGTTCGCCTCGACGTACATGAACAGCATCGGCAAGCCGGTCACGGATCCGGACGATCGGGGACTCGGCCTGCTCAAGACGCTCACCGGTCAGGACTTCCCGAAGACCGGGGCCCGGTTCGCCGCCGACGGGGCGATCTCCGCTCCGGACGCCGGGTAGGCCGGACCGGTCCGTCCGTCCGGCGACGTAGGCTGGCCGGCGTGACCACCAGCTCTCCCAGCGTGGCGGAGACCGACCTGGGCCGTAAGCGGCGGGCCCGGCGGATCGGCCGCGCGCTCACCGACGCCCACCCCGACGCGCACTGCGAACTCGACCACTCCAACGCGCTCGAACTCGCCGTGGCGACGATCCTCTCCGCCCAGTGCACGGACAAGCGGGTCAACGAGGTCACCCCGAAGCTCTTCGCCCGGTATCCGGGCGCGGCGGACTACGCCGGCGCCGACCGGACCGAGCTGGAGGAGCTGATCCGGCCGACCGGCTTCTTCCGGAACAAGACCGACTCGCTGATCAGGCTGGGCCAGGCTCTCGTCGAACGGTACGACGGGCAGGTCCCCGGCAGGCTGACCGACCTGGTGACCCTGCCCGGGATCGGCCGCAAGACCGCCAACGTCATCCTCGGCAACGCCTTCGGCGTCCCCGGGATCACCGTCGACACGCACTTCCAGCGGCTGGTGCACCGCTGGCGGCTGACCGCCGAGACCGACCCGGTCAAGATCGAGCACGCGGTCGGGGCGCTCTTCGAGAAGCGCGACTGGACCATGCTGTCGCACCGGGTGATCTTCCACGGGCGGCGGGTCTGCCACGCCCGCAAGCCCGCCTGTGGTGCCTGCACGCTGACGAAGCTCTGCCCGTCGTACGGGACCGGGCCGACCGAGCCGGCCGCCGCCGCGAAGCTGCTCAAGGGGCCCCGGGCCCGGGACCTGGCGGTCGCCGCCGGGCTCGACCCCGACCTGGTCCCCGCCCAGGCCGTCGCCGTGGAGGTGCCGTGAACCGACGGATGGCCGCAGCTCTCCTCGCTCCGCTGCTGGCGGTCGCCGGCTGCACCACCGGGGAGCCCGACCGGGACGCCGCGCCGTCGGCCGCGACGGAGAGCTCACCGTTCGCCGACTGCGCCGCGCTGACCGCAGCCCCGTCGGCTCCGCCCGCGTCAGCCGGACCGTCGGTCCGACC encodes:
- a CDS encoding acyclic terpene utilization AtuA family protein, whose translation is MIRIGNASGFYGDRSTAWREMLDGGELDFLTGDYLAELTMLILGRDRLRDPSLGYAKTFLRQLEGTLGTALERGVRIVTNAGGVNPAGLATAIGALADRLGLTVRIGYVEGDALLRPDALTANAYLGAFGIAACLEAGADVVVTGRVTDASLVVGPGIARFGWRHDDLDALAGATVAGHLIECGTQVTGGNFSFFTELPDGGRRPGFPVAELHPDGSSVITKHPGTGGAVTVETVTAQLLYEIGGPDYLGPDVVTRLDTVALRQDGPDRVRVSGARGTPPPDTLKVGVNNLGGFRNSMTFVLCGLDVPAKAALVREQIEAAIGPEGLEFRLARTDRVDADDTETASALLHVHVKDGDRTRAGRAFSGAAVELALASYPGCTLTTLPGDATPYGVFTSDTVPQGAVAHVAVLPSGVRVPIPPPPLTCEQGSPAEQKSPAGGPSYHPTRRGALGELVGARSGDKGGDANLGVWARTDAAYAWLRGWLTVERLGELLPETVGLTVERHELPNLRAVNFVVRGLLGQGVAASTRFDPQAKALGELLRARIVDLPAELTSGGTKAPAGTGGRP
- a CDS encoding metallophosphoesterase family protein translates to MLERVAVLSDIHGVLPALEAVLAEPDVVAADLVVLTGDIAAGPQPVEVLDLLVSLGDRAVWVGGNADRELVSLRAGHPIPVPDAVTPWAAGQLRDDQVARLAALPLHVTLPVAGLGQVLFCHATPRDDEEVVLVDSRLDRWSEVFATLPAEVGTVVCGHTHMPFVRLAHRRLVVNPGSVGMPYGAAGAHWALLGPGVQLRRSTFDLDAACARVAVESAYPEAAAWADEYVRSRHDDAEALTVFGPRDGR
- a CDS encoding adenosylcobinamide amidohydrolase, with amino-acid sequence MLSEPFLTTRSEDGRDVPLLYWRADRPLYGVSSAPLGGGVGVRHWVVNATVPMSYHRDDPAEHLAGLADRLGLDGPGVGLLTGVDVTEVVARADDGVRVWATVGLGTPVQAAAPATPAAVEPVGTVNIVVLLPVRLGDAALVNAVATATEAKTQAIVELGLPATGTPTDAVTVLCPTDGPVDPYGGPRSRWGAPLARAVHAAVLAGGAHEVVPWSDRLRLEEATGSAPFNRSAVPGSPADR
- a CDS encoding CapA family protein gives rise to the protein MYAAAFRDARRSRRRPAAALGVLLALLLATGCGPAAESPAWQPADDPTAAPAPASPSAPPAAEEEKVVSLSATGDIIIGNAPNRLPPNGGKGFFDGVKTALEADLVMGNLEEPLTVDTGAGKCGANSTRCFQFRAPPEYAAHLSDAGFHLLNQANNHGYDYGPAGYKNTQKALEEHGLKHTGAPDQITVVDVKGVKVAVAGFSSYVWSNSLVDIDAATKVIEKAATMADLVVVQVHMGAEGSEKTRVKPGTEMFLGENRGDPVKFSRAMIDAGADLIVGHGPHVLRAMEFYQGRLIAYSLGNFAGGGNSLSNNGRLGWGGVLKVSLKADGTFVEGSFASTYMNSIGKPVTDPDDRGLGLLKTLTGQDFPKTGARFAADGAISAPDAG
- a CDS encoding TetR/AcrR family transcriptional regulator, with the protein product MLEATVDCLVEHGWSGTTTTVVAARAGVSRGAQLHHYPTRAALVTAAVVHLAERRAAELRAEAEALPAARRLDRVIDMLAAAFTGPLFVAALELWVAARTDPELRAALVPLEARVGREMHRLTVALLDADERRPGVREAVQATLDLLRGLGVANLLTDDSTRRTALLNTWKRQLATLLTP
- the nth gene encoding endonuclease III, which produces MTTSSPSVAETDLGRKRRARRIGRALTDAHPDAHCELDHSNALELAVATILSAQCTDKRVNEVTPKLFARYPGAADYAGADRTELEELIRPTGFFRNKTDSLIRLGQALVERYDGQVPGRLTDLVTLPGIGRKTANVILGNAFGVPGITVDTHFQRLVHRWRLTAETDPVKIEHAVGALFEKRDWTMLSHRVIFHGRRVCHARKPACGACTLTKLCPSYGTGPTEPAAAAKLLKGPRARDLAVAAGLDPDLVPAQAVAVEVP
- a CDS encoding Crp/Fnr family transcriptional regulator; amino-acid sequence: MDEVLARSGIFQGVDPEAAEALAKEMETLEVRKGEVVFNEGEPGDSLYILLSGKIKVGRRAADGRQNLIAVMGPSDMVGELSLFDPGPRTATATAVTDTRLVRLRKQALRPWLNNRPEIAEQLLRVLARRLRRTNDSLADLIFTDVPGRVAKNLLQMAGRFGTRDGGVLRVTHDLTQEEIAQLVGASRETVNKALADFASRGWLRLDGKSIIILDPERLARRARV